TCCCCTATTGTGGCTCAAGGAAGATTGCACACTTTTTCTGTGAGGTGCCTTCGCTGCTGAGGCTGGCCTGTGCTGACACAGCAGCCTATGAGCAAGTGCTCTTTGTGACAGGTGTTGTGGTCCTTCTGCTGCCCATTGCCTTCATCACCACCTCCTATGCCCTCATTCTGGCAGCAGTGCTTGGGATGCACTCCGTGGAGGGGCGTCAGAAGGCCCTAgccacctgctcctcccacttaACAGTTGTCAACCTCTTCTATGGGCCTCTTGTGTATACCTATATGTTACCTGCATCTTACCACTCTCCTGGCCAGGATGATGTAGTGTCTATCTTTTATACAGTCCTCACACCCATGCTGAACCCTGTCATCTACAGCCTCAGGAACAAGGAAGTGACAGGAGCAATGAAGAAGGTCATAGGGAAGTGTAGGGTGGGTAGGACTGCTTAAGACTCAGAGAGGGGTCCTCCTCCTCTAGGATGTCCCTGTGGCTCCAGGAGCCCATGGTAGGATTTTCTTCTGAGAAGAGAAGTCAAGAGTAGAATAGCCACCTATGGCTATTTCCCCaaacttctccttcctctcctccagctGCACTGGCCCTCTTGTTATTGGTCAGAATTCCTAAGCACAATTCTAGCTTGTGGTCCTTCGCACATGGTTCCTGATGCCTGGGTGCTTTCCTCCACATTTTTGCATGGCTTTCTCCTGCACTGCATTTAGGAACTTTCAAATGTGATCATATCAGAGATGCCTGCACTGGCCACCCTTTCCAAAATGGAAAGATGCCTTTCCAGAAATGCCTTCAATTCATTCCgtcatcttttcatgtttcttaatTCAAGGTTTCTTTTACCCTTTAGAATATGAAAAACATGGCCTTGACTTTAATATTGTACCctcatcaataaatattcattgaataaatgGACAAGCCCAAAGAACATTTATTACCTAATCTCAACAGCATTGGCACTGTTGTTAGTTCCTCCttgaaaatctttcttctttggtAGTGACATCACATTTCTGGTTTTTCTCCTATTCTGGCCCACTCCTTCCCATTaagtgataaatgaattaaaacctAGTGCTAGACcacaggttttcttttctcagtcCAGTCTCTTAAATCACTCTCATTCATGGTACACCAAATTCTGTCACACATATTATAGGCCATGAGATGTCTCCTCCAAGCTCTTCACCACCCAACTCCACCTCAATACCCACACTGGATGTTCCAGAGGCATCTCAAATTCATCATGCCAACAAACAAAGTCATGATATCCCCTCCAGGGCTGGTAACTGAGTGACTGCTTCATCAGGTCAGTAGGTCTCTGTCACCACCTATATATCTCATCCCTCACCAAATCCTGTCCATTTGACTGTCACTGCTTACCTTTCCATGAGATTCAATCCTTATAGTTGCAACTACCACTCTCATAGTCAAAGATACACTCATTCTTTACTTGGATGATGCTGGAATTTCCAAACGGGGCTCCCGGCCCTCATTCTCATCCCACCTCATATACACAACTACAGCTTGTTTTTCCAAGATGTGTGCCTACACACAAATCTAATCACATGCAACCTACTCCACTCCTTAACTTCCCCTTAAATCCCTTTAGCAATTCTTATTGCTTTACATACTTCACCATTTAACATAGAaggcagcagagagggaggaaagaacagTCCCTGATTGCAGTCTTGTATCTCTAAGCTAGACCATACTTTATCATTCCAAGTGTTTGATTATAGAAAGCAACCAtcagggacactgggtggctccgtggttgggcgtctgcctttggctcaggtgtgatcccagtttagggatcaagtcccatattgggcttcctgtgaggagactgcttctccctctgcctgtgtctctgcctctctctctctctctctctctctctctgtgtcactcatgaataaaaaaaaaaaaaaaaaatgcagccatcATAAGAGATGCCAAAAtcactttctgttttcttaagaCATCACTAAAAGTCTTCAGAGGCCGAAAGTCATCCTTAAAGTTCAATCTGCATCCCTTTTACTGCAGCtggattaatttctttaaattggtggctcaatggttaagcatctgccttcgacccaggtcatgatcctgaggtcctgggatgaagttctgcttcaggctccccacagggagcctgcttctccctctgcctatgtctctgcttctctctctgtgtctcgcatgaataaataaataaaacctttaataataataaaataataataataatttctctaAATTGACTCTTCATAAAAATCAAGAACAGCAAAGAGATTTGCACTCTCACCCAAACATTTCTAccacattttctcttcaaaaaaggAATTTACTCAGGGAGGAGTGACTTCTATTCCAAGAGTGACTCGTTATCACTTacccaaataaaaacagaaaaccataatTTGCAATTAGTAATGCATCTGACCTTCATGCCCATTAAACAGGTGGGCAAGCTTTGAAAACTGACATGTAGGAGATAAGCTGCCTGTTCATCCGTTCTTGTGATACACAGAGCCAGTTGTTCCCTAATATCCaattttgccttcttttaaatatacttaattttaactgagagaaaaaaatactctattttaACTGAAGTAAATATATTTCCCAATCACCAATGCAGCTAGGTATGGCTATGTACCCAAGCTGTAAAGTGAACTACAAGCATAAATGTATGCTTCCTTCCATCACTGTCCTTAGAAATCAGGGTGGGATCACACTCTTCATTTCACCACTATTTCCTATTAGCTGACATGTAGTCATGACCACCAGAGCTTCTGCAGATGTCTTGTACAAAAGATAAAAGCCAGCAGATGAAGAGGGCAAATTAACAATATAGAAGGAAACTGAGTTCGTGAAATTGTGGAGCTAATCGACTATTTTGTTTTTGGCACTTACAGTGAACCTAATCTAATGTCCTTTCACAAAACAAACATGACAGGAAGAGAACAGGCCCTTTTGTGGCACAAGAAATTTACTGTGTGGCTCCAGATTGCTGGAATGCTGGAAAAAGCTTGCTGAAAAGTAGGTTCAAGTGGACCCAAGGAGGCACACATCACAGTGCAACATGGAGACTATAAAATCAGTAGCTCTGAGAATGTGATCCACACACAGAAAAAATGACAAACTCCAATTAGATCTGGAACTTACTTAAGAAACTCATAATTTCCAATTTATAATGTAAGccacaatttattttctttattttactagaACCTAAAACCATGAAAATGGAAGGATTCTAAAGCTGAGTTATGAGGGGACAAGTGACATGGTGAAGCTTAGCTCTATTAGACATGAAAGATACCAAATGAAGTGGGGAAGCTCAAAGCTAAATTTCAGGAACAATGAGGGCAGACTCTAGCATTGTAGAAAACATTTTTGCCTGagaagaagatggaagaaggatAGTGACAACTCAGGAGAAAATGACAAAAGTACCTAACAGTTACCAAATCCTTCCTGAGACAAGCAATGTTAACTGCTAATGGATTGCAAACTTGCCCATCATTTACTCCTACCCTtatcaaaagttttcttttatgctCCCTGTGTGAAATCTCCCCTTCGGAATATACTTTCGAATTTTGAGTGCAGTTGATGAGACAATGGGACAAATACAAGTTGTCTGTACACATTCTCTTTACAGCCAGATTTTCTACATGCACTTAATAAGGCAA
This genomic stretch from Canis lupus familiaris isolate Mischka breed German Shepherd unplaced genomic scaffold, alternate assembly UU_Cfam_GSD_1.0 chrUn_S1196H1369, whole genome shotgun sequence harbors:
- the LOC119878198 gene encoding LOW QUALITY PROTEIN: olfactory receptor 2T1-like (The sequence of the model RefSeq protein was modified relative to this genomic sequence to represent the inferred CDS: deleted 2 bases in 1 codon), coding for MHLFLFSMVVVVYTLAMAGNTAMVLLIWADARLHTPMYFLLSQLSFLDIFFTSVTVPKMIAGFLFGWTSISFVGCGAQMFFFMFLGAAECLLLALMAYDRYVAICNPALRYPSLMSHQTCLLMVAASWLGGSINASVQTALTLQFPYCGSRKIAHFFCEVPSLLRLACADTAAYEQVLFVTGVVVLLLPIAFITTSYALILAAVLGMHSVEGRQKALATCSSHLTVVNLFYGPLVYTYMLPASYHSPGQDDVVSIFYTVLTPMLNPVIYSLRNKEVTGAMKKVIGKCRVGRTA